Below is a genomic region from Tolypothrix sp. NIES-4075.
AAGCTGCTGGAAGCGCCTGTGAAGTGGCTCAACTCCCCGGAATGGAGAAAGGGGTCGATGACTTCGTAGTAGCCCGTGGTGACGATGCTAGCGCCCTCTTAACAGCTATCATCGATGATGCCAAAACCCTTTCAGATTATCAGCGCTCCTTCTACATCAGCCAGAGAGGACTAAGCAGCAAATACTCACCACACATTCGGGTAAATGTCAAGTACTTATCTCAAGAAATTGAATTACCAGAATCAGGACTGGTAGTATTAGACAGCGATATGGGAACCGGCAAAACCGAGTTGCTCTCAAAATGGCGTGACTCTCATCCCCAAGCGCGGTTTCTCAATAACGGACATCGAGTTAACTTGCTGAAAAACCTGGCTAATCGTCTCAAAACCGAGATGTACTCGGATTTGGGTTACACGGGTTTAGCCAAGGCTACTGCCCTCAGCATCACCATCGACAGCTTGCACAAGCTTTGCACCGATTCCCTCACCTACGGTTGCGTGTTTATCGATGAAGCTTGCCAGTATCTGACTCACCTGCTGCACAGTAAAACCTGTAAAGAACATCGGGCAGAGATTTTAGAAGTTCTGGAATATATCGTGTATAATGCGCCCTTGGTTGTAATTGCCGACGCGCATATGGACGACGTGACGGTGGACTTCTTCCGGGCAATGCGTCCACCATCGGAAAAGCCGTTTATTATCAAAAACGAGTGGAAAAATGGCGATCGCCCAATTCACTGGTACGAAGGTAGTAACTCAAGTGCGCTTGTAGCCAAAATTTCAGCAGCGCTGATGCTGGGTAAGAAAGTCATGGTGGTTTCTGACTCCAAGCGCTTTATTAAGAAACTTGAAAAGTTGTTAAATATGCGCCTTGTTGTGCAAGCTAGCAATACAGATTATTGTACTTTGCAGGCGGTGATTGCAAATGACAATATTTCTGACGAATCCGAACAATTATCTCTAAAGGGAGATGACAAAAAAACGTCAGATGTAAAACAGCCTCTACGAGTTTGGGCGATTCACTCCGAAAATTCTGGCAGTGAAGAAAATGTCGCCTTCATCAAGGACATAACCAACGCTGTAAAGAGCCTAGATGCCCTTTTAGCATCCCCTAGCCTGGGAACTGGGGTGGACATACCTGAATATCATTTCGACGCTGTTTTTGGCGTTTTTCACGCGGTTTCCCAAACGGCTACCGAATGCGCTCAACAACTTTGGCGCTATCGTCCAAACGTACCGATTCACGTTTGGGTAGCTCCGCGTCCGCCCTTTGGCTACAAGGAGACCAATGCTAGTAAAATTAAAGAGCGGTTGCTGCAAACTAACGAAATGACGGCTTTCCTGATCAGGATTGACCGTGAAACAGGACGAAGAGGTGCTGAAAAAGACTGGGCACTAAATGCGTACTGTCAAATAATGGCGAAGCGTCACCAATCTATCAACAACTTGCGGGCTGATTTACGCGATTTGTTGACGGAGATGCGTAACGTAATTATCCCAATGGGTACGGAGAAAAATTATCTTGCCCAAAAGCAACTAAAAAATGCTGGCATTGCCCTAGACGCAGCGTATTATACTGCGGTTGCTTCTTCCAATGAGATTTCGGCTACTGAGTATCGCCAACGTACTAGTAAAGATTATCTGTCACCCGAAGAAGTTTTCGAGTGCGAGAAATTCCGCATCAAAGATGCTTACGGGATGGAGGTGACTTCAACACTGGTACAAAAAGACAACAGTGGGAAATTAATTAAAGCGATCGCTGACTTGGAGGCAATTTTATCTGAGCCAGATGGTACAATTGTTGACCCAAATACTGGTGATAAATACCCAGCACCACCAACAATTGTGGCAGATAAAGACCGCCAGGAGCGTTTGCACTTGGCGTTGTGTATGGACTGGGGGAATTATTCGGCTTCTTGGTTGGCTAGGTTTAATTTGGGACTGCATGATATTCTCAAACGTCTAGTAGCGGGTGTTGAGGTTACCGCGAGTGACCCTGATTTGGTGAGAATGACAGAAATTGCCAAATCTTGTCCGACTCACGTTAAGGCGATTTTAGGGTTTACGGTTCCCCCAAAGAGCAAACCTATATGGTTGTTGGGAACGCTGCTTGACCAATTGGGGTTAAAACTGGATGACCATAAAGTGGGTCCGAGGGGTAAACAAGTTAAATACCACTTGCTATCTCAAGAGGAATTAGACTTTGCGTTGGCTGTAATACGATACCGCGATTACAAGCGACAAGCAAAAGAAGAACGAATTAGGCAAGCCGCAGAAGAACAACGGCGATATCAAGCCAGATTGCAGTTACAGTATGGGATTGCACCGCCAAACACCCCCGTATCCACTCCCCCCCCTAATTCTATAGTTCCACCACTAGGGGAGGGGGTGGATACCAAAGTTGAAAACATCGATTTTGTCGATTTTGACCCCGAAGATGGCGATCCTACACCAATTAGAGTTTGTGTTGAACAACTGCGCTCTGGGATTAAGCATGGGGTTGATGCGATTAAAGATATCCTCCAACGTTGGAGTGAGGATCGTCGGTGGTGTGCTGTGCTACTGCTGGAGAAAATTGCAGCTGCTGAACTACGTATGTTAGAACAAATGATGCCACAGTTTTATACCTGGTTGAGTTGACCCGCCGAGGTTCCCCTAATTTTTATGAGAAATATTAATTTCAGCCAGTCGAGTAACCGACGCGGTACTGTTTGAATTGCCAATCAGGAGTAGTGTGAAGGTAGCTGCGACCAGGGGCAAACTAAACAGTTTAGTTAAAAAATGATTCGCGAAGAAATAGTACACAAGTATTATACAGAGACCTTTCCCATCACAGAGTCGTATTCTTTTTGGGCTTCTCCTATGGACAAGCGTGAGTAAACTTCCAGTGAATGTCGAGACGAGTGCCCAGAGTAAGGTTGAAT
It encodes:
- a CDS encoding plasmid replication protein, CyRepA1 family → MKDNPHSQHPNDLTVAEYHELAVGSAIHHALIEANFIHIEGVLVYSYLFISEQIKRKNAGRVTDSFLKQYQHAESGGLWISGLDPQNNWQPMEWGRFKPTFPRINAEKGKLVKYESPPKTPNRVTYFDIPDCIWDLVALRYNIKRYNSPLTLRLQDRLHPLLFWEWVIRHPEIPIILCEGEKKAACLLSLGFAAIALPGIWNGRVGKKDLDERLHPDLLPLAQPGRKFIILFDYETNPKTRWSVFQATLRTGKAIEAAGSACEVAQLPGMEKGVDDFVVARGDDASALLTAIIDDAKTLSDYQRSFYISQRGLSSKYSPHIRVNVKYLSQEIELPESGLVVLDSDMGTGKTELLSKWRDSHPQARFLNNGHRVNLLKNLANRLKTEMYSDLGYTGLAKATALSITIDSLHKLCTDSLTYGCVFIDEACQYLTHLLHSKTCKEHRAEILEVLEYIVYNAPLVVIADAHMDDVTVDFFRAMRPPSEKPFIIKNEWKNGDRPIHWYEGSNSSALVAKISAALMLGKKVMVVSDSKRFIKKLEKLLNMRLVVQASNTDYCTLQAVIANDNISDESEQLSLKGDDKKTSDVKQPLRVWAIHSENSGSEENVAFIKDITNAVKSLDALLASPSLGTGVDIPEYHFDAVFGVFHAVSQTATECAQQLWRYRPNVPIHVWVAPRPPFGYKETNASKIKERLLQTNEMTAFLIRIDRETGRRGAEKDWALNAYCQIMAKRHQSINNLRADLRDLLTEMRNVIIPMGTEKNYLAQKQLKNAGIALDAAYYTAVASSNEISATEYRQRTSKDYLSPEEVFECEKFRIKDAYGMEVTSTLVQKDNSGKLIKAIADLEAILSEPDGTIVDPNTGDKYPAPPTIVADKDRQERLHLALCMDWGNYSASWLARFNLGLHDILKRLVAGVEVTASDPDLVRMTEIAKSCPTHVKAILGFTVPPKSKPIWLLGTLLDQLGLKLDDHKVGPRGKQVKYHLLSQEELDFALAVIRYRDYKRQAKEERIRQAAEEQRRYQARLQLQYGIAPPNTPVSTPPPNSIVPPLGEGVDTKVENIDFVDFDPEDGDPTPIRVCVEQLRSGIKHGVDAIKDILQRWSEDRRWCAVLLLEKIAAAELRMLEQMMPQFYTWLS